The DNA sequence TGTCGCAATACCACTCGATGACTCCAGTGTAAGGGTCGAAGTCTACAACGCAGTTCTCAGGATGGCTCATTGGGCCGATTGCTAGCGTTCCCCAGTCCAGGTCAGTGTCTAGCGTATCAACTACACGGATGTAGATCGCTTCGGCCGTAGCTTCCGGCTTGTTTTCGAACTGCACAGTGTACTCCAGCCTCTGGTCGGGGGCGATGTCATAGACTGGCAACTTCTCGCCCGGATCGGCAATCTTGTCGTTGGGATCCCACGAGCCGACGACCTCTCGATAATGCACGATCTCGTTGTTCGAGATATCCGCTTCAGGTGCCGCAGACGTTAGCCAGGACTTGCATTCAAGGATATGTCCGATCGGAACCGTTTCAGGGAGATTACCCCACACCAACACATATCCACCATACCAACCTGATGGGTCAATCGTACCAAGTGGCATTACTGCCGTGTCACCAGCGAGACTGTAGCCACTATAGGAACCGGTATTGATAGTCTCTGGAGTTACGTCAAGGAACGTAATCTCTGTCGGCAGAAGGACCCTAAGCGTGCAGTCATCCGCCTGGAAGGTACCTATGTTAGTCCAGAAGCAATTGAACCCGAAACTGAAACCTGGCCGCGCACCACCCGCATCACTTATTGCCCCTGCTAGGTCAGCATACGAGGTGTCCACCCGTATATAAGAAAGCTTCAGGACACTGTCAGAGGCAAGGGAATTGGTCACTCTCAGAAACACACTGTATGTGCCTGCAGTGTCATACTGATGTACAGGGTTCTGCGCTGCATCCGTGTTCTCATCACCGAAGTCCCAGTACCATGAAGTCGGACTACCGGGACTTTCGTCAGTAAACTGAACCGAAAGCGGCTGCACACCCGCTCTTGGAGCGGCGTCTAATCTCGCCTGAAGGTCATTGACGAAAACGTAATCGGCTTTGATAACAGAATCTACCTGGTCACAGCCGTCAAGCTGTAGCCTTGCTCGCAACTTTACATCGTACTTGCCCTGTTGCGTGTAAGTGTGGATCGGGTTTGCTACATCGCTGGTATCATCGTCACCGAAATCCCAGAAGTACTCGTTCGCGGTGCCGTCAAGAACCGGCTCGAACATCACTGTGAGAGGTGATCTGCCGCTAGTCGGCGTTCCAAAAAAGTCCGCCGAGAGAGTCTCCTGAGTCGTGATGTACCCCGGTTTGGTGAGCGTATCAGCTCCTATACCGTCTGCCACGATCAGAGTCACATCGTACGAAGAGCTGCCGGTGTATTCGTAGGATGGATTCTGCTGATCACTCGTACTGCCGTCCCCCATATCCCAGCTCCAGCTCGTGATTGAAGCGGAGCCGGTCGAACTGTCAGAGAAGCTCACGACCAGAGGTGAATCACCACATCTGACATCAGCTCCGAATTCCGCCCTGATGTCAGAGACATGGATGTAATCAACTCTGATGGCTGTGTCAACAACGCCGAACGCCTCAGCGATCAGCGTCACAGTGTAGTCGCCTTCCTCCTGGTACTTGTGCAGGGGAGTGAAAAGTGTGCTCGAATCATCGTCACCGAAATACCACTCGACCGCCTCAGGCGTAACACCCCAATCCGGGGTGAATTCGATCGGCAGAGGTTTGCGACCTGATGTCAATGAGGCCGAAAAGCTCCCAAGCGGATCACATGCATCGCCTCTTCCATCGGCGTCACCGTCTGCCTGATCAGGATTGTGGACGGTGACGCAGTTGTCTGTCGGACACGTGTTGTTGGGATACCCGGGATCGCCGTAACCATCTTCGTCTGAATCAGTGCACAGATCGCATGAGTCACCAATGCCGTCTCCGTCTCCGTCGTGCTGGTCGGGATT is a window from the Candidatus Zixiibacteriota bacterium genome containing:
- a CDS encoding PKD domain-containing protein, whose protein sequence is MRFTVEGVPRLLSEIRMMFWSGYPEWNCTGNGVTVFVWNSEGGYPGQVIDSVVVPCDSIIYAELPIGPEDWTALDVTDLGIVVSGDFHIGFTVTDQMQNSMAIISDNGEGHSEWEKERSSEYWWEEEGWGSMLHYWGTDYAFMIEAVFCPAGQPFDVTLIASNGTDTDTLAKPASVYVAPCIDSDGDGYGDPEYSSNYCLPDNCPYVYNPDQHDGDGDGIGDSCDLCTDSDEDGYGDPGYPNNTCPTDNCVTVHNPDQADGDADGRGDACDPLGSFSASLTSGRKPLPIEFTPDWGVTPEAVEWYFGDDDSSTLFTPLHKYQEEGDYTVTLIAEAFGVVDTAIRVDYIHVSDIRAEFGADVRCGDSPLVVSFSDSSTGSASITSWSWDMGDGSTSDQQNPSYEYTGSSSYDVTLIVADGIGADTLTKPGYITTQETLSADFFGTPTSGRSPLTVMFEPVLDGTANEYFWDFGDDDTSDVANPIHTYTQQGKYDVKLRARLQLDGCDQVDSVIKADYVFVNDLQARLDAAPRAGVQPLSVQFTDESPGSPTSWYWDFGDENTDAAQNPVHQYDTAGTYSVFLRVTNSLASDSVLKLSYIRVDTSYADLAGAISDAGGARPGFSFGFNCFWTNIGTFQADDCTLRVLLPTEITFLDVTPETINTGSYSGYSLAGDTAVMPLGTIDPSGWYGGYVLVWGNLPETVPIGHILECKSWLTSAAPEADISNNEIVHYREVVGSWDPNDKIADPGEKLPVYDIAPDQRLEYTVQFENKPEATAEAIYIRVVDTLDTDLDWGTLAIGPMSHPENCVVDFDPYTGVIEWYCDSIMLPPNENPPEGEGYFTYSISPKDGLPIGTEIANKAFIRFDYNPWLQAPEVGPLIRTISLPSMCGDADASDGVDIDDVVYLINYIFVGGPEPVPYESGDSGCSGSIDIDDVVYLISYIFSGGNAPCDTDGDGVPDC